A single genomic interval of Pectinophora gossypiella chromosome 22, ilPecGoss1.1, whole genome shotgun sequence harbors:
- the LOC126377261 gene encoding attractin, with amino-acid sequence MVESLQMFLFLFKSKYRRKWSWFSPFLCSVLIVLLFCHGVLSRCSEHNCLNGVCNNETCACFEGWQGPECQHCAGKVKLTSPTGIITDGPGNYSVSTQCSWLISPPWLGPSPPPLRVRLESFATECGWDHLYVYDGDSVRAERLLAVFSGVLENSETSWTRQVIARSGSALLHFFSDDAYAMEGFNLTYAAYSCPSDDHRTNCSNHGECDDGTCRCEPDWIGVACDQPLCPDDCNAAYGAGTCTPAGCECTAARTGADCSRDAAAAGWGWGWREPGEAGDGGEQPPAVAGHALLTYGEDLLRVGGETFSNAHFLYRYKVAKGEWEPIQTRGEAPAARFAHTAVLYGHQLIVYGGVVASDDPERGGGLAGLEGRAGEVTNEVWSIQLEGARPQWTNATPTSCEPHRPPPLKHCGGLHLSGHSAVLVYLGSTRRPVMLVFFGHSPHYGYLHIVQEYYIEENAWAAVETKGWPARAGFGHTAAWDELSRRVYVHGGLVSESEATQAPSAALYQYDVETKVWEPLPSAPTPRYLHSAVFVSPGIMLVFGGNAHNDSAAAAVANPAGARCYSATAMLYDVRCGAWRAAAPPAGAARAAAAAALLPGRGRRTALIYGGFDGRLRSDALTYETGEKCSSHTSEAACLASAQYAAVACAWRPLERICLPLEEIGFEESKDGTVTACAVEPSLDERRCMLAESCAACTAAKCTWCDACYASAQYCVRHTRHSMTQTIEGCGTAGESPREACGRYHSCAACHAHHHHHTHGSEELSQRACYWDYDTIKCKPANSSDDIRSVASAGPCSAPCSTFHTCANCTAEECIWCASAGRCVDKNAYGASFPLGGCRAWSTSGGASTCGAGAGCGAHVACAACRAEPACGWCDDGAGGGRGACLPGGQRRPHDPRGCVPHRWHFTQCPACQCNGHSICDSQARCMQPCSGRSVGDHCEQCAPGHWGNPLNGGVCQPCECNSQAVACAPDTGRCYCSTKGLAGDRCDKCDNTNHYHADLYNKGACYYDLAVDYQFTFNLSKKEDRHLSAINFRNAPVKPDVDADFSITCSAHARMNLTVRTRQEPNERTLFSDVNCTNFRYKFAKSEHAFGVEDNVTLTTFFVYVYDFRPPLWIQISFSQYPKLNLQQFFITFSSCFLLLLLVAAALWKIKQKYDMYRRRQRLFVEMEQMASRPFSQVCVELEKGGGSVGVPAPVALEPCRGGRAAVLSLLVRLPTGGTGRAPPLGGLAVASALVTLGQHHASAGAGAGHAKRRHH; translated from the exons ATGGTAGAATCGCTGCAAATGTTCTTATTTCTCTTCAAATCCAAGTACAGGCGAAAATGGTCGTGGTTTTCTCCTTTCCTGTGTTCAGTTCTCATAGTGTTATTGTTTTGTCATGGTGTCCTCTCTAGGTGTAGTGAACATAACTGTTTAAATGGTGTGTGTAACAATGAAACTTGTGCGTGTTTTGAGGGCTGGCAGGGTCCGGAATGCCAGCACTGTGCCGGGAAAGTCAA GCTGACATCCCCGACGGGGATCATAACAGATGGTCCCGGCAACTACAGCGTGAGCACGCAATGCTCATGGCTCATATCGCCCCCCTGGCTGGGTCCTTCGCCCCCGCCACTACGGGTCCGGCTAGAGAGCTTCGCGACGGAGTGCGGCTGGGACCACCTCTACGTGTATGACGGGGACAGCGTCCGCGCTGAGCGGTTACTCGCTGTATTCAG CGGGGTGTTGGAAAATAGCGAGACAAGTTGGACGCGCCAGGTGATAGCGCGGTCAGGGAGCGCGCTTCTCCACTTCTTCTCAGACGATGCGTACGCAATGGAGGGGTTTAATCTCACTTATGCAGCTTATTCCTGCCCCTCCGACGACCATAGGACTAATTGTTCAA ACCACGGTGAATGCGACGACGGCACGTGTCGCTGCGAGCCGGATTGGATAGGAGTAGCGTGCGACCAGCCGCTATGCCCAG ACGACTGCAACGCAGCGTACGGCGCGGGCACGTGCACGCCCGCCGGCTGCGAGTGCACGGCGGCGCGGACGGGCGCCGACTGCAGCcgcgacgccgccgccgccggctgGGGGTGGGGGTGGCGGGAGCCGGGGGAGGCGGGCGACGGGGGGGAGCAGCCGCCCGCCGTGGCGGGGCACGCGCTGCTGACCTACGGGGAGGACCTCTTGAGAGTCGGTGGAGAGACCTTTTCCAATGCTCATTTTTTGTATCG ATATAAAGTAGCAAAAGGCGAATGGGAGCCGATACAAACGCGCGGAGAAGCGCCCGCGGCGAGGTTCGCGCACACAGCTGTGTTGTATGGACACCAGCTGATCGTTTATGGTGGAGTGGTGGCTTCTGATGACCCTGAAAGAGG GGGCGGGCTGGCAGGCTTGGAAGGCCGCGCCGGCGAGGTGACCAACGAGGTGTGGTCCATACAGCTGGAGGGCGCGCGGCCCCAGTGGACCAACGCGACACCCACCAGCTGCGAGCCGCACCGGCCGCCGCCCCTCAAACACTGCG GTGGCCTGCATCTCTCCGGGCACAGTGCGGTGCTGGTGTACCTGGGCAGCACGCGACGGCCCGTGATGCTGGTGTTCTTCGGACACTCGCCGCACTACGGATACTTGCATATTGTGCAG GAGTACTACATAGAAGAGAACGCATGGGCAGCCGTGGAGACCAAGGGCTGGCCAGCGCGTGCTGGGTTTGGCCACACGGCCGCCTGGGACGAGCTCAGCCGGCGCGTCTACGTGCACGGCGGACTCGTCTCCGAGTCCGAGGCCACGCAG GCGCCGTCGGCAGCTTTGTACCAGTACGACGTGGAGACTAAAGTGTGGGAGCCCCTACCTTCAGCACCCACGCCGCGGTACCTGCACTCAGCAGTGTTCGTATCGCCAG GCATAATGCTAGTGTTCGGCGGCAACGCGCACAACGACAGCGCGGCGGCCGCCGTGGCCAACCCCGCCGGCGCTCGCTGCTACTCCGCCACCGCTATGCTCTATGACGTCcg GTGCGGCGCGTGGCGAGCCGCGGCGCcgccggcgggcgcggcgcgcgcggccgcggccgccgccCTGCTGCCCGGCCGGGGGCGCAGGACCGCGCTCATATACGGGGG GTTCGACGGGCGGCTCCGTTCGGACGCGTTGACGTACGAGACGGGCGAGAAGTGTTCGTCTCACACATCAGAGGCGGCGTGCCTGGCCAGCGCGCAGTACGCAGCCGTCGCGTGCGCCTGGCGGCCGCTGGAGAGGATATGTCTTCCG CTGGAGGAAATCGGTTttgaggagtccaaagatggaaCAGTGACGGCGTGTGCTGTCGAGCCTTCcttag ATGAGCGACGCTGCATGTTAGCAGAGTCGTGCGCCGCGTGTACTGCGGCCAAGTGCACGTGGTGTGACGCGTGCTATGCGTCTGCGCAGTACTGCGTCAGGCATACTAGACATTCG ATGACGCAGACAATAGAGGGCTGCGGGACTGCGGGCGAGTCGCCGCGCGAGGCTTGTGGCCGCTACCACTCATGCGCAGCCTGCCACGCGCATCACCACCATCATACGCAT GGCTCAGAAGAGTTGTCGCAGCGAGCGTGTTATTGGGACTATGACACGATAAAGTGTAAACCAGCAAACTCGTCAGATGATATTAG GAGCGTAGCATCGGCTGGTCCGTGCAGCGCGCCTTGTTCGACTTTTCATACATGCGCCAATTGTACTGCGGAGGAGTGTATATGGTGTGCCTCCGCTGGAAGATGTGTTGATAAA AACGCGTACGGCGCGTCGTTCCCGCTGGGCGGGTGTCGCGCGTGGTCCACGAGCGGCGGCGCCAGCAcgtgcggcgcgggcgcgggctgcGGCGCGCACGTGGCGTGCGCCGCGTGTCGCGCCGAGCCCGCCTGCGGCTGGTGCGAcgacggcgccggcggcggccgcGGTGCCTGCCTGCCCGGCGGCCAGCGCCGCCCGCACGACCCGCGGGGCTGCGTGCCGCACAG ATGGCACTTCACGCAATGCCCGGCGTGTCAATGCAACGGTCACTCGATTTGTGACAGCCAAGCGCGCTGCATGCAACCTTGCAGCGGTCGCAGCGTCGGCGACCACTGCGAGCAGTGCGCGCCTGGACATTGGGGGAACCCGCTGAACGGGGGCGTGTGTCAGC CGTGCGAGTGCAACTCGCAAGCGGTTGCGTGTGCGCCGGACACGGGCCGGTGTTACTGCAGCACCAAGGGGCTGGCCGGCGACCGCTGCGACAAGTGTGATAACACTAACCACTACCACGCGGACCTCTACAACAAGGGCGCTTGTTATT ATGACCTAGCAGTAGACTACCAATTCACGTTCAACCTCTCGAAGAAGGAGGACCGTCACCTGTCCGCCATCAACTTCCGCAACGCGCCGGTGAAGCCCGACGTGGACGCAGACTTCAGCATAACGTGCAGTGCGCACGCGCGCATGAACCTCACCGTGCGCACGCGCCAGGAGCCCAACGAGCGCACGCTGTTCAGCGACGTCAACTGTACCAACTTCAGATACAA GTTCGCCAAGTCGGAGCACGCGTTCGGCGTCGAGGACAACGTGACCCTGACGACTTTCTTCGTTTACGTGTACGACTTTCGACCGCCCTTGTGGATCCAGATATCCTTCTCGCAGTACCCCAAGCTGAACCTGCAGCAGTTCTTCATCACGTTCTCCAGCTGCTTCCTGCTGCTGCTGCTCGTCGCCGCCGCCCTCTGGAAGATCAAACAG AAATACGATATGTATAGAAGAAGGCAGAGGTTGTTTGTGGAGATGGAGCAGATGGCGTCGCGGCCGTTCAGCCAAGTGTGTGTCGAACTCGAGAAGGGAGGAGGGA GCGTGG